In the genome of Terribacillus sp. FSL K6-0262, one region contains:
- a CDS encoding lipase family protein: protein MSRKLTDFEASHISDDSYESNRKNFQSETPNEIIDWNTVEIIEDKETGLYGYVLENPQTKEIVISFRGTEPPKTTTKEVELKGLDEPTKNAIMSEAGDKATLKGDTIIYESDRKVDYSGFLKDVYEDAFGVVGGNSNYSKKEYGTTAYVATPSQDAALQTGNAKLNANGTITFTNKNQFTEAEAAVKKYIEKYGAENITFTGHSLGGGLAQYCAVMYDSNAVTFAAADAYGLLDEDKQKRVSQGDYKDKIITYAYPSDAVAMFHDKTIGSLYYMEDPAGKDGLGDQMADMLGSHGIKNYTDVSLYNEDGYYKSDLLFDEKLRAAISTSPLFLKNSGVSDFHIVIQTELMKSYAAQVEASEDLIAKTKKEMMQFLDDYLSAMEYAKSKFKGQVGSGRYDKLNGSDVDDIYRDLTVTGPKGVPMLFEMDYFDELIGFLKDAQSDTGEIAYNMNKMAKDFAHIDEMLAGWLRF from the coding sequence ATGTCCCGTAAGTTAACGGATTTTGAAGCAAGCCATATTTCTGATGATTCATATGAATCTAATAGAAAGAACTTCCAAAGTGAAACACCCAATGAAATTATCGATTGGAATACAGTTGAAATCATAGAAGACAAAGAAACAGGCTTATACGGCTATGTACTAGAAAACCCCCAAACCAAGGAAATCGTTATCAGCTTCCGTGGTACTGAACCTCCTAAAACTACCACAAAAGAAGTGGAACTTAAAGGTCTGGACGAACCCACTAAAAATGCCATCATGAGTGAAGCGGGAGATAAAGCAACACTGAAAGGAGATACGATAATCTATGAATCTGATAGAAAGGTAGACTATTCAGGGTTTCTTAAGGATGTCTACGAAGATGCCTTTGGCGTAGTCGGTGGTAATTCCAATTATAGCAAAAAGGAATATGGGACCACAGCTTATGTAGCGACACCATCTCAGGATGCGGCGTTGCAGACGGGGAATGCAAAGCTGAATGCCAATGGTACAATCACGTTTACGAATAAGAACCAATTTACTGAAGCGGAGGCAGCTGTGAAAAAGTACATAGAGAAATATGGTGCAGAGAATATAACCTTTACTGGGCATTCTCTTGGCGGGGGACTGGCTCAATATTGTGCCGTGATGTATGATTCCAACGCAGTGACCTTTGCTGCAGCGGATGCTTACGGTCTTTTGGATGAAGATAAGCAGAAGCGCGTCAGCCAGGGGGATTATAAGGACAAGATTATTACATATGCCTACCCGAGTGATGCAGTTGCTATGTTTCATGACAAAACAATCGGCTCCCTTTATTATATGGAAGATCCAGCTGGAAAAGATGGCTTAGGTGACCAAATGGCCGACATGCTGGGATCTCATGGTATAAAGAACTATACGGATGTAAGTCTTTATAATGAAGATGGTTACTACAAATCAGACTTATTATTTGATGAAAAACTTCGCGCGGCTATCTCCACATCACCTCTCTTCTTAAAAAATAGTGGTGTTTCAGATTTCCACATCGTTATTCAGACCGAATTAATGAAATCCTATGCGGCACAAGTAGAAGCTAGCGAAGATCTGATTGCGAAGACTAAAAAAGAGATGATGCAGTTCTTGGATGACTATCTCTCAGCGATGGAATATGCGAAGAGTAAATTCAAAGGGCAAGTTGGATCAGGTAGATACGATAAGCTGAATGGATCCGATGTAGATGATATCTATCGGGATCTGACTGTGACTGGCCCAAAAGGCGTTCCGATGTTATTTGAGATGGATTACTTTGACGAATTGATTGGATTCTTGAAGGATGCACAATCTGACACTGGGGAAATCGCATACAATATGAACAAGATGGCGAAGGACTTTGCGCATATTGACGAAATGCTGGCTGGTTGGCTGAGGTTCTGA
- a CDS encoding MFS transporter, which translates to MEQSNQLKQNASRVGVVVLVLSILLIGANLRAPITGLSPLIDNIRSDTGIGNASTGMLTTLPLIAFAVFALVAPRIARRAGIERTLFTGLIIIAVGLILRFFTPVWMLFVGTALAGIGIAMGNVLLPGLIKREFPKNVGVMTGAYAMTMNGMAALASGISVPLSNGLGSGWHGSLAVWVILTLVTMIAWIPQLRQRVKVSISLPNKGKKLWSSGLAWKVTGFMGLQSLLFYIMITWLPTILQNQGFSESISGWLLALMQLCSLPTSFLLPILAGRFAGQRGIVSIIALCFVMSFSGLLTGITWISVISVLLFGLAGGGVFSLATMFFVLRTQSAQESAELSGMAQFIGYLLAAVGPTLFGLLHDVTSSWTVPLALLVAVAVVLWIVGMGAGKNAYIN; encoded by the coding sequence ATGGAACAATCTAATCAATTAAAACAGAACGCCTCACGTGTTGGGGTGGTCGTACTAGTCTTAAGTATTCTGCTTATCGGTGCTAATTTGCGTGCGCCGATAACAGGGTTAAGTCCTTTAATAGACAACATTCGTTCAGATACAGGTATTGGCAATGCTTCAACAGGCATGCTGACTACTTTGCCATTGATTGCTTTTGCTGTATTTGCGCTAGTTGCGCCAAGAATTGCCAGGCGTGCAGGTATTGAAAGAACTTTGTTTACTGGTCTGATTATCATAGCTGTTGGACTTATACTTCGGTTTTTTACCCCAGTATGGATGCTTTTCGTTGGTACTGCTTTAGCGGGAATCGGAATCGCGATGGGGAATGTACTTTTGCCGGGCTTGATCAAGCGGGAATTCCCTAAAAATGTAGGTGTGATGACTGGAGCTTATGCGATGACCATGAACGGGATGGCTGCGCTCGCTTCTGGAATCAGTGTTCCTCTTTCGAATGGGCTTGGCAGCGGGTGGCATGGTTCACTCGCTGTCTGGGTGATTTTGACGCTTGTCACAATGATTGCTTGGATACCGCAGCTACGCCAGCGTGTGAAAGTCTCGATTTCCCTTCCTAACAAAGGGAAGAAGCTATGGTCCTCAGGTCTTGCCTGGAAGGTAACAGGATTCATGGGATTACAATCGCTATTGTTTTACATCATGATCACCTGGCTTCCGACTATATTGCAAAACCAGGGCTTTAGTGAATCAATATCTGGATGGCTCTTAGCTCTCATGCAGCTTTGCAGCTTGCCGACTTCATTTCTACTCCCGATCCTAGCAGGGCGTTTTGCAGGACAAAGGGGAATAGTGAGCATCATAGCTTTGTGTTTCGTTATGAGCTTCTCAGGGTTGTTGACAGGTATTACATGGATCAGTGTCATCAGTGTATTGCTGTTCGGATTAGCTGGAGGCGGTGTGTTCAGTCTCGCGACGATGTTTTTTGTCTTGCGAACACAGTCAGCTCAGGAATCCGCAGAATTATCAGGTATGGCGCAGTTTATCGGGTATCTATTGGCGGCAGTAGGGCCGACGTTATTTGGTTTGCTGCATGATGTTACGTCAAGCTGGACAGTGCCATTGGCATTATTGGTTGCGGTGGCTGTAGTACTTTGGATTGTTGGTATGGGAGCGGGGAAGAACGCGTATATCAATTAG
- a CDS encoding iron chaperone, which yields MEAFADYLAQIDNPQHQERTEEVLNWVAEKYPNLEPKIAWNQPMFTDHGTFIIGFSIAKQHLAVAPEKAGIDHFSDDIVQAGYDHTKQLVRIKWDGPVDYSLLERMIEFNITDKADCTTFWRK from the coding sequence ATGGAAGCATTCGCAGATTATCTAGCTCAAATTGACAACCCGCAGCATCAAGAACGAACAGAAGAAGTTCTGAATTGGGTAGCTGAGAAGTATCCCAACTTAGAGCCGAAAATTGCCTGGAATCAGCCGATGTTTACTGATCATGGCACATTTATTATTGGCTTTAGCATCGCCAAACAGCATTTGGCTGTTGCACCGGAAAAAGCGGGAATAGATCATTTTTCTGATGATATTGTTCAGGCGGGCTATGATCATACGAAGCAGCTGGTTCGTATCAAATGGGATGGGCCGGTGGATTATTCATTATTAGAAAGAATGATAGAGTTCAATATTACAGACAAGGCAGACTGTACGACTTTTTGGCGGAAATAA